Below is a genomic region from Phycobacter azelaicus.
ATGAGGTTTTGCGCTGCGCCCTGCGCATCGCGAGGGGGCAGGCCGCGCCTTCGGCGCGGCCTGCCGGGCCCAAGGGGAGAGCTTGCATGTTTCATGCAAGCGATCCGCGCGGGAGCCCCCGGCCCTGCGCCTACACGATGACTTCGATCCGCTCCTGCGCGCCCACACCAAAAACACGTTTGTAGCGCGCAACCTCATCTGCTGGGCCCATGGCCTTTTCCGGGTTGTCCGACAGTTTGACGGTCGGCCGACCATTGGCGCTGACCGCCTTACACACCAGCGAGAACGGCGCCAGCCTGTCACCCGGTACAAGCCCACGAAAATCGTTGGTCAGCAGTGTGCCCCAACCGAAGGAAACCTTTACCCGCCCGGAAAACTGAGCGTGCAACTCAGCGATCTTGTCCACATCAAGACCATCGGAAAAGATCACCCGTTTCTGTGTCGGATCCTCGCCGCGCTCCTGCCACCATTTGATCGCAACCTCGGCCCCGGCCGCCGGATCGCCGCTGTCGATGCGAATGCCGGTCCAGCCCGCAAGCCAATCCGGCGCATGCTCCAGGAACCCTTTGGTGCCATAGGTATCAGGCAGGATGATGCGCAGGTTGCCTTCGTGCTCCTCGTGCCAATCCGAGAGCACATCATAGGGCGCGCGGGCCAGCGCGTCATCAGTTTCGGCCAATGCGGAATAGACCATGGGCAATTCATGCGCATTGGTGCCGATCGCCTCCACCTCACGCCGCATGGCGATGAGACAGTTCGAGGTGCCCGTGAACTTGGACCCCAGCCCTTCGATCATCGCCTGAACGCACCAGTCCTGCCACAGGAAACCGTGTCGCCTCCGGGTGCCAAAATCGGCAATGGATAGCCCCTCGATATCGCGCAGGGCCTCGATCTTCTCCCAGACCCGGGTCATCGCGCGAGCGTAAAGCACCTGCAACTCGAACCGGCCCATGTCATTCAGGACAGCGCGGCTGCGCAGCTCCATCAGAACGGCCAGCGCCGGAATCTCCCAAAGCATGACTTCATGCCACTTACCCTCGAAGGTCAGCTCGTATTGATCGCCCTTACGCTCCAGGTGATAGGGCGGCAGGCGCATCCCCTCGAACCACTCCATGAAATCCGGACGGAACATCTGGCGTTTGCCGTAAAAGGTATTGCCGCGCAGAAAGGTGCTTTCGCCCCGTGACAGCGAAAGGGAGCGGATATGATCAAGCTGTTCGCGCAGCTCACCCTCATCAATAAGACGTGCAAGCGGTACATGGGTGGAGCGGTTGATCAAGGAGAAGGTAACGCTTGTGTCCGGTTTGGTGCGAAACACTGACTGGCACATCAAGAGCTTGTAAAAATCTGTATCGATCAAAGAGCGGACGATCGGATCAATCTTCCACTTGTGGTTATAGACGCGGGTTGCAATATCCACCGGCAGCCTCGTTCAGTTGGGTTCTCAACGTGATAGGACAGGGCCACGCGGGGCGCAAAGGAAATCAACCCACGCGTAACCTGTGCGCGCGTCGGCCATGGGACACCAACGCTTCGATCAACTGAGGACGACTTATGGGCTTGGTCAAGAATTCATCCATGCCAGCCTGAAGGCAATGCGCCTTGTCGGTATCAAAAGCGTTGGCTGTCAGAGCAATGATCACCGGTTGGCGAATCTGGAGGGATCGGATGGATCGAGTGGCTTCAATGCCATCCATCACGGGCATGCTCATGTCCATCAGAATGATGTCAGGCAAGAACGACTGAGCGCCCTGTACCGCCTCGGTACCATCAGACGCAATTTCGATTTCGATGTCGTAATCCTTGAGGAACTTCTGAACCAGGATTTGGTTTACGCGGTTATCCTCCGCCACCAAAAGCCGCATACCCTTCAGGGCAACTGCAGTGGTTGAATCGCTCAAATCCACTCCTGTCCTGATGCGGTTTGAACCATCCAGGCAGAGAGGCGGCTCAAATGGCAAGCGCACCGTGAAACATGAACCCTTGCCGAGTTCCGAGGCAACGGTGATATCCCCATTCATGGCGGCCGCCAGGCGGCGGCAGATGGCGAGGCCCAGACCGGTTCCACCAAATCGACGACTAATGGCCGCGTCAGCCTGCGAGAAGCGTTCAAATATCTTGGGCAACGTGTCGGCATGAATCCCAATGCCTGTGTCCCTTACCTCGAAGATCAATGCACTTCCATCTCCATGAGGCTCGGCGCGCAAAGCAACCTCGACCTGGCCGGTCTCTGTGAATTTGATGGCATTACCCACGAGGTTGGTCAGGATCTGACCCAGTTTGCGATCATCACCATTCAGAACTTCAGGAACGCTTCGGTCACAGCTAAAAACCAGTTCCAGGGATTTCGCATCAGCCTGAGGCTGCAACAGACGAATCGTATTTTCAAAGCACTGGCGGGGATTGAAATCCTCTACGTCGAGTGAAACTTCGCCCGCGTTCAGTTTCGACAGGTCAAGCACATCATTTATGAGGTCCAGCAACGTGCGGGCCGAACTGAGAATCGTATCGGCATACAGTTTCTGATCGGCATCCAATTCGGTATCTTCAAGCAGTTGAGCCATCCCGATGACACCGTTCATCGGGGTGCGTATCTCGTGGCTCATCGTGGCAAGGAATTCAGACTTCGCGCGGGCACCATCTTCTGCGGCGCGCCGAGCCTGCTCTAGCGTTGCCGCATATTCCTTTGCCTCTGTGATATCGCGCTCGACGGCAATGTATGTTGTGACCTCACCGTTGTCATCGAACATCGGCACCTGGTTGGTTTCCAGCCAGATATTCTTGCCATCCTTGCGCCGGTTCAGGACCTGGACTCGGAACGGAGCCTTTCTGGCCCGCCCTTCTTCGATGACTTGAATGGTGGCGGGATCGGTTTCCGGGTGGTTCAGCAACTCACCCGGATTACGGCCAATCGCTTCTTCCGCGCTCCAGCCTGTGATTTTGGTAAACGCATCATTGACCCATTTGATATTGCCGACGCTGTCCATGAGAATGACGCTGTCATTGGCATGTCGCGCCACCAGCGCCAACCGCTGCGTTTCCAGCTGTTGGGCATAGAGCCTTTGGTAGGCCGTTTCCAATTCCTGACGCTGAAGAGCCTGCGCCAGAAGGCTACTGCGGGTGCGATGAAAGTTCCGAGTTGCAAAGGACAGCAGCCAAAGCAGTGAGCCAAAGAAGATGCAGAGCGCCAGTAAATGCAGCTTGGTATCATCCGCACTGGCCCCAAGTACCGGCCCGCGCAATACAATGACAAGGATCGGGGTGACCAAAAAAACTGCCAGCCTTCCGACAGCCGCAAAGCGATTAAGTGGAAACATAAGCCCGGCATTCAGCGCCGCGCTGGTCAGCAGTCCGATCGAGAACAGCTGATCATACTGGTAAAAGCTATCAACACCGCTGTAGGGAATTAGGAAGGACCAGATTGGCGCCGTGGCTCCGATTGCGATCCCCAGCGCATGCAGCAGCGCCGTTCCGACACTGACGTAACGTACCTGACGCTCTGTCGCAGCATCGTGGCGCAGTTTCCGTCTCGCGCGGCTCAGATACAGGCAGTCAGTAAGATCGGGAAGCGTGGCGACGAGAAAGCTGAGAAGCGCCACGGTCGGCGATATTAGGAAAGCCAGCGTCACGCAGACAGCCACAGAAAAGAGGGTACGGGGCAACAAGCCGTTGACCCGCCCTTTGCAATAGCGCTCCAGCAAACCTGCGGAACTGTAGCGCCGGTAGTGGTTGGTCAGCGGCCCGTCTCCAGACATGCGCTGCTCGTTCATCTGTATAACCTGCGTATTTAAAACAGCTTCTTTGATAAACCCGTCTCTCTTTAAGAACCCCTAACCCTTGACCCAAACTTACATGAATCACTGAAGCGACACTCCCGCATCTTTCATCGCAGTCAATGCAGCCTCCAACGACCCTTGAAGATCAATTCCCCGACAGGCGGCAAGGTGAACGCGCACATCAAATCCAAGCCGTGCCGCATCCATTGCGGAGTAGGCCACGCAGAAATCCGTGGCCAGCCCCACAAGCGCCAGCTTTGTAATGCCACGGTTGCGAAGATACCCCTCAAGTCCGGTCGGAGTGGTTTTGTCATTCTCAAAAAAGGCCGAGTAGCTGTCGACTGCTGAACGAAATCCCTTACGGATGATCAGATCTCCATCCTGTCGCAGATCCTTGTGAAAACAAGCGCCTGATGTTCCCTGCACACAGTGATCCGGCCAGAGCACCTGCGGACCATAGGGCATGTCCACCATCTCTAAGGGGTCTTTGCCATCATGGCTTGATGCAAAAGACGAGTGTCCTGCCGGATGCCAGTCCTGAGTCAGGATCACGGTTTCAAAGCCATCCATCATTGCATTGATGGGCGCGACGACCTCGTCACCCTTCGGCACGGCAAGCGCCCCTCCCGGGCAGAAATCATTCTGCACATCAATCACAATCAACGCCTCGGATTGAACAACCTGCGGCATGTATCCCTCCTGTGCTGCCTCATAACGGGTAAGCTGAGGCGTCAGGCGGGTCAATGCGCGGGACCGCCCCATCGCTCAAAGCCTTGCCAGAGCGCCTGTGCCGGTGCATCCGGGAAGTTTCCGCAGCAAGTTATGGCGAACCGCTTCCCCCGCCTTGCGGCAAATTGATACTCTGGTGTAAAGGCAGGACATGTACACGATCGCTGCCCTCTACCATTTCACCCGCTTCGCTGATCCGGCCGCTCTGAAAGAGCCTCTTCTGGATCTATGCAAGACGAAGGACATCAAAGGCTCTCTGCTGCTGGCCCGGGAAGGCATCAATGGCACGATTGCAGGGCCAC
It encodes:
- the pncB gene encoding nicotinate phosphoribosyltransferase; the protein is MDIATRVYNHKWKIDPIVRSLIDTDFYKLLMCQSVFRTKPDTSVTFSLINRSTHVPLARLIDEGELREQLDHIRSLSLSRGESTFLRGNTFYGKRQMFRPDFMEWFEGMRLPPYHLERKGDQYELTFEGKWHEVMLWEIPALAVLMELRSRAVLNDMGRFELQVLYARAMTRVWEKIEALRDIEGLSIADFGTRRRHGFLWQDWCVQAMIEGLGSKFTGTSNCLIAMRREVEAIGTNAHELPMVYSALAETDDALARAPYDVLSDWHEEHEGNLRIILPDTYGTKGFLEHAPDWLAGWTGIRIDSGDPAAGAEVAIKWWQERGEDPTQKRVIFSDGLDVDKIAELHAQFSGRVKVSFGWGTLLTNDFRGLVPGDRLAPFSLVCKAVSANGRPTVKLSDNPEKAMGPADEVARYKRVFGVGAQERIEVIV
- the pncA gene encoding bifunctional nicotinamidase/pyrazinamidase, with protein sequence MPQVVQSEALIVIDVQNDFCPGGALAVPKGDEVVAPINAMMDGFETVILTQDWHPAGHSSFASSHDGKDPLEMVDMPYGPQVLWPDHCVQGTSGACFHKDLRQDGDLIIRKGFRSAVDSYSAFFENDKTTPTGLEGYLRNRGITKLALVGLATDFCVAYSAMDAARLGFDVRVHLAACRGIDLQGSLEAALTAMKDAGVSLQ
- a CDS encoding ATP-binding protein — encoded protein: MNEQRMSGDGPLTNHYRRYSSAGLLERYCKGRVNGLLPRTLFSVAVCVTLAFLISPTVALLSFLVATLPDLTDCLYLSRARRKLRHDAATERQVRYVSVGTALLHALGIAIGATAPIWSFLIPYSGVDSFYQYDQLFSIGLLTSAALNAGLMFPLNRFAAVGRLAVFLVTPILVIVLRGPVLGASADDTKLHLLALCIFFGSLLWLLSFATRNFHRTRSSLLAQALQRQELETAYQRLYAQQLETQRLALVARHANDSVILMDSVGNIKWVNDAFTKITGWSAEEAIGRNPGELLNHPETDPATIQVIEEGRARKAPFRVQVLNRRKDGKNIWLETNQVPMFDDNGEVTTYIAVERDITEAKEYAATLEQARRAAEDGARAKSEFLATMSHEIRTPMNGVIGMAQLLEDTELDADQKLYADTILSSARTLLDLINDVLDLSKLNAGEVSLDVEDFNPRQCFENTIRLLQPQADAKSLELVFSCDRSVPEVLNGDDRKLGQILTNLVGNAIKFTETGQVEVALRAEPHGDGSALIFEVRDTGIGIHADTLPKIFERFSQADAAISRRFGGTGLGLAICRRLAAAMNGDITVASELGKGSCFTVRLPFEPPLCLDGSNRIRTGVDLSDSTTAVALKGMRLLVAEDNRVNQILVQKFLKDYDIEIEIASDGTEAVQGAQSFLPDIILMDMSMPVMDGIEATRSIRSLQIRQPVIIALTANAFDTDKAHCLQAGMDEFLTKPISRPQLIEALVSHGRRAHRLRVG